The genomic stretch accattaaaagaccatgaggaaaggttaagggaaataaatgacagtctcagaagaaaaaatctacgtttaattggggttccagagggtgccaaagGGACAGaagaccagaaagcatatttgaacaaatcatagctgagaacttccctaacttggggagggaagcaggcattcagatctaggagaTAGGCCCCaccctaaaacaaataaaaactgttcaacaactcgacatttaatagtgaagcttgcaaattccaaagataaagagaaaatccttaaagcagcaagagacaagagatccctaacttatatggggagaaatattagattaagagcagacctctccacagggaCTTGGCAGGCcggaaagggctggcaggatatattcagggtcctaaatgagaagaacatgcagttaataatactttatccagcaaggctctcattcagaatagaagggagagataaagagcttcccagataggcagaaactgaaagaatatatgaccaccaaatcagctctgcaagaaatattaagggggactctgtaaaagaaagaggatgcccaaagaaataatccataaaaacagggactgaataggtattatgatgacactaaattcatatctgtcaatagtaactctgaatgtgaatgggcttaatgatcccatcaaaagacgcagggtatcagactggataaaaaaacaagatccatctatttgctgtctacaagagactcattttagacctaaggacacctacaacctgaaaatgaaagggtagagaaccatttaccattcaaatggtcctcgaaagaaaacaggggtagcaatcctcatatcagataaattaaagtttatcccaaagactgtagtaagagatgaagagggacactatatcatacttaaagaatctatccaacaagaggacctaacaatcatgaatatttatgcccctaatgggggagctgccaagtatatcaatcaattaataaccaaactaaagacatacttagataataatacactaatactggtagaattcatacagcactttctgcaaatgacagattttctaagcacaacatctccaaagaaacaagagctttatatgatacactggaccagatggatttcagagatatttacagaaccttaaatccaaacacaactgaatacacattcttctcaattgcacacagaactttccccagaatagaccacatactgggtcacaaatcaggtctcagccaataccaaaagattgggattgtcccctgcctattttcagaccataattctttgaaacttgaactcagtcacaagatgaaatttggaagaaattcaaacacgtggaggttaaagatcatcctgctaaaagatgaaagggtcaaccaggaaattagagaagaacttAAAAGGGTGGAGGTCGTTGGTGTCGCCTGCCAGCCGCCGGCTCCTGCGCCTGCTCCTCGGCTCCCTGCCCGCTCCAGCCAGCCGTGCCCTCCGCCCTCGCCCGCCCCGCCGGCGCCGCTCTCCGCCGCAGCTTCAGCACCTCGGCCCAGCACATGCTAACGTAGCTGTGCTCGGGGCTTCCGGAGGAATTGGGCAGCCCCTTGCGCTGCTTCTCAAGAACAGCCCCTTAGTGGGCCGCCTGACCCTCTACGACATTGCTCATACACCCGGAGTGGCCGCAGATCTGAGCCACATCGAGACCAGAGCCACCGTGAAAGGCCACCTCGGACCTGAGCAGCTGCCGGATGGCCTCAAAGGCTGCGATGTGGTGGTTATTCCAGCCGGAGTCCCGAGAGAACCAGGCATGACACGGGATGACCTGTTCAACACCAACGCCTCAATTGTGGCCACCTTGACTGCTGCCTGCGCCCAGCATTGCCCCGAGGCCATGATCTGTGTTATTTCAAATCTGGTCAACTCCACCATCCCAATTGCAACGGAGGTTTTCAAGAAACACGGAGCTTACGACCCCAATAAAATCTTCGGGGTGACGACCCTGGACATTGTCAGGGCCAACACTTTCATTGCAGAACTAAAGGGTTTGGATCCTGCGCGAGTCAATGTTCCTGTCATTGGCGGTCATGCCGGGAGGACCATCATCCCCCTGATCTCTCAGTGCACTCCCAAGGTGGACCTTCCCCAGGACCCGCTGACAGCCGTCACTGGGCGGATTCAGGAGGCCGGCACGGAGGTGGTGAAGGCCAAAGCTGGAGCAGGCTCTGCCACCCTGTGCATGGCATACGCTGGAGCTCGGTTTGTCTTCTCCCTCGTGGATGCAatgaatgggaaggaaggagttGTCGAATGTTCCTTTGTTAAATCCCAGGAAGCAGACTGTGCCTATTTCTCCACACCATTACTGCTTGGGAAAAAGGGCATCGAGAAGAATCCAGGCATTTGCAAGATCTCCCCTTTTGAAGAGAAGATGATAGCAGAAGCCATCCCCGAGCTGAAGGCCTCCATCAAAAAGGGAGAGGAGTTTGTGAAGAACATGAGATGAAAGGGCAGCCAGCTAGCAGTCCGTTTCCCTAACTTATGAAGGCATCATGTCCCTGCAAAGCCATCTCCTGCCCTCATGTTTCCGTTGCATTAACCACCAGTGTCATGTTAACGTCACCGCCCCTTCCAATCGCAAGTCCGTCAATGTGTGCATCAATAAAAGCAggcttccattttcttaaaaaaaaaaaaaagaacttaaaagattcatggaaactaatgaaaatgaagatacaaccattcaaaatctttgggatacagaaaaacagtcctaagagggaaatacatcgcaatacaagcatccctcaaaaaattggaaaaagctcaaatacagcagctaaccttgcacctaaaggaactggagaaagaacaaaataaaacctacaccaagcagaagaagagagttaataaagattcaagcagaactcaatgaaatagagaccagaagaactgtagaacagatcaacaaaaccaggagttggttctttgaaagagttaataagataaataaaccattagccaactttattaaaaacaaaatagaaaagactctaataaaatcacgaaaaagaagagatcaccaccaataccaaggaaatacaaacgatttaaaaaacattatgagcagctatacaccaataaattagacaactagaagaaatggatgcattttcggaaaaccacaaactaccaaaactggaacaggaagaagtagaaaacctgaacaggccaatacccaggaagaaattgaagcagtcaccaaaaacctcccaagacacaaaagtccaaggccagatggcttctggggggaattttatcaaacgtttaaagaagaaacaatacctattctactaaagctgttccaaaagatagaaagagatggaatacttccaaactcattctgtgaggccagcatcaccttaattccaaaaccaaagaccccaccaaaaaggagaattataaaccaatatccctgatgaacacagatgcaaaaattctcattaagatacaaaccaataggatccaacagtacattaagaagattattcaccatgaccaagtgggatttatccctgggatgcaaggctggttcaacacttgtaaagcaatcaacatgatagatcatatcaacaagagaaaaaacaagaaccatatgatcctctcaatagatgcagagaaaacatttgacaaaatacagcacccattcctgatcaaaactcttcagagtgtagggatagagggaacattcctcagcatcttaaaagccatcaacaaaaagcccatagcaaatataattctcaatggggaaacacagggagcctttcccctaagatcaggaacacgacagggatgttcactctcaccactgctattcaacatagtactagaagtcttagcctcagcaatcaggcaacaaaaagaaataaaaggcattcaaattggcaaagaaaaagtcaaactttccctcttcgtAGGTGACATGAtgctgtatgtagaaaacccaaaaggctccaccccaagattgctagaactcatacagcaattcagcagtgtggcaggataaaaaaccaatgcccagaaatcagtggcatttctatacactaacaatgaaactgaagaaagggaaattaaggagtcaatcccatttacatttgcactcaaaagcataagatacctaggaataaacctaaccaaagaggtaaaagatctataccctaaaaagtatagaacacttctgaaagaaattgaggaagatacaaagagatggaaagatattccatgctcatggattggaagaattaatattgtgaaaatgttactgccgcccagggcaatttacacatttaatgcaatccctggcaaaataccgtggactttcttcagagaattggaacaaataatcttaagacttgtatggaattagaaaagactcccaaaaagccaggggaatattgaaaaagaaaaccatagctgggggcattacaatgctggatttcaggatgtactacaaagctattaTCATTAAGAcggtgtggtagtggcacaaaaacagacacatagatcaatggaacagaatagagaacccagaaatgggacctcaactctatggtcaactaatattcaacaaagcaggaaagaatatccactggaaaaaggacagtctcttcaataaatggttctgggaaattggacagccacgtgcagaagaatgaaactagaccattctcttacaccatacacaaagataaactcaaaatggatgaaatatctaaatgcaagacaagaatccatcaaaatcctagaggaaaacacaggcaacaccctttttgaacttggccacggcaacttcttgcaagatacatctatgaaggcaagggaaacaagcaaaaatgaatattgggacttaatcaagataaaaagcttctgaacagcaaaagaaacagtcaacaaaactaagagacaacctacaaaatgggagaagatatttgcaaatgacacatcagataaagggctagtatccaagatctataaagaacttattaaactcaacagcaaagaaacaaacaatccaatcattaaatgggcaaaagacatgaacagaaatttcacaggggatgacatagacatggccaacaagcacatgagaaaatgctccgcatcacttgccatcagggaaatacaaatcaaaatcacaatgagatactgcctcacaccagtgagaatggggaaagttaacaagacaggaaacaacatatgttggagaggatgtggataaagggaaaccctcttgcactgttggtgggaatgtgaactggtgcagccactctggaaaactgtgtggaggttcctcaaagagttaaaaatagacctgccctacaacccagcaattgcactgctggagatttatcccaatgatacagatgcagtgaaacgccgggacacctgcaccccaatgtttctagcagcaatgtccacaatagccaaactgtggaaggagcctcggtgtccatcgaaagatgaatggataaagaagatgtggtctatgtatacaatggaatattactcagccattagaaacgacaaatacccaccatttgctttgacatggatgaaactggagggcattatgctgagtgaaataagtcaataagttgtcggagaaggacaaacagtatatggtctcattcatttggggaatataaaaaaatagtgaaagggaataaaggagaaaggagagaaaatgagtgggaaatatcagtgagattcacagaacatgagagactcctaactctgggaaatgaacaaggggtagtagaaggggaggtgagtggggggttggagtgactgggtgacgggcactgagaggggcacctggtggcatgagcactgggtgttatactatatgttggcaaatcgaactccaatgaaaaaatgtacaaaaaaataaagcagccaTTATAAAAGTGCTTCAGTAAATAATTACAAATCTacctgaaacaaatgaaaaataggaaattacAATAAAGAGagttataaaaaagaaccagaaagaaattatagaactgaaaaatataacaatggaaagaaaaaatacttgctgaatgaacaaAAAACTGTAGTGAAGATGACAGAGGATAAGTGAACAAGAAGAGTACAGATCAAAAGAATTTGCCCaaactgaaaaacagagagaaaacagaccaTGAAAATGAGCAGAGCCTCAAGGATCTATGGGACAATAATGCAAGACCAACACATTTAGGGATaagggcaagagagagaaggaTATGTTCTGATAAGTAACTCAGTGGTGTGGTTGATTCATAGAGATCCAGAAGGAAGGTCAAAGTCAAgcccagagagagagcaggttAGAATGAAGTCTTCAAGGGCCTTGGTGGTAAGCAAAGCCCTCTCAAAGTTAACCCCAAAGCTATAGGGAATGATGAAAGGATTTTTATGCATGGAGGTAACCTGATCAGCttatccctttttttaaaaaaagatttaatttatttattcatgagagacagagagagagagaaagagagagaggcacagacaggcagagggagaagcaggctccattccatgcagggagcctgatgtgggactcaatcctgggtctccaggaccacaccctgggctgaaggcagtgctaaacccctgagccacctgggctgcccagcttatctcttttaaaacattatgtttgtgtgtgtgtgtctgtgtgtgtgtataaaatttaaatttaattttaaaaatttattaaaactaaattaatttgtactatactatttttatattatacttatgtataataatatatttatatacaatctattttgttatattattagttatattaaatatatatttaaagtatattttatttatgaaataaattatgattaaatatttacatttaaaatattgaatacaCAGTATATTTAAATCattcaaaatttcaaaagcattGAAAGTATGCTTCACACCACTGACCCATAGTTGCCCTTTTCTTTAGGTAACTCATGCCACTGGGTTTTTCCTATGAATTTTTCTTGAGTGATTTATACATATACAAGTATGTGTACACGTATATACATTAGAAACTTGTATTTTATTCCTCTCTTTTTATACAAATAATGGCATAGTATACCTACTGTTTTGCACCTTGCTGTTTGTACATATCATTGTGCAACCTTTACTTAACCCTATATTTGAAGAATTCCATAACAGTTCAtaaagtttcttcatttttccctaCCAGATGCATAGTTTTCCATTGTATGGCTATCCCATCATTATTTTTCACTTGGTTCTC from Vulpes vulpes isolate BD-2025 chromosome 11, VulVul3, whole genome shotgun sequence encodes the following:
- the LOC112921633 gene encoding malate dehydrogenase, mitochondrial-like yields the protein MKGSTRKLEKNLKGWRSLVSPASRRLLRLLLGSLPAPASRALRPRPPRRRRSPPQLQHLGPAHANVAVLGASGGIGQPLALLLKNSPLVGRLTLYDIAHTPGVAADLSHIETRATVKGHLGPEQLPDGLKGCDVVVIPAGVPREPGMTRDDLFNTNASIVATLTAACAQHCPEAMICVISNLVNSTIPIATEVFKKHGAYDPNKIFGVTTLDIVRANTFIAELKGLDPARVNVPVIGGHAGRTIIPLISQCTPKVDLPQDPLTAVTGRIQEAGTEVVKAKAGAGSATLCMAYAGARFVFSLVDAMNGKEGVVECSFVKSQEADCAYFSTPLLLGKKGIEKNPGICKISPFEEKMIAEAIPELKASIKKGEEFVKNMR